CGCTTCACCGCCTCTGAAGTTCTGGCCAAACACGACGAAAATTACATGCCGCCTGAAGCCGCCGACGCATTGGAACGCGCCCGCAAGGCGCGCGCCACCAGCGAGAAATCGTTGTCGCCACCCTACACTGGATACACCAAACCATGATCCCCGAGATTGGTCACTTTTGCTTGATCCTCGCCCTATGCATTGCCATCGTGCAAGCCGTGGTGCCGCTAATCGGTGCCCATCGCGGTAATGCCACCTGGATGGCCTTGGCGCGCCCGTCTGCCCAGGGCCAATTCGTGTTTGTCGCCATTGCGTTCGCTTGCTTGGCCGCCTCCTTCCTGGGCAATGACTTTTCCGTGCTCAACGTGGCGTCCAACTCCAATTCCTTGCTGCCCGCTCCGTACAGATTTGCCGCCACCTGGGGCAGTCACGAAGGCTCTCTCCTTCTTTGGGTGTTGATGCTTGGCTTGTGGAGCGTGGCGGTAGGCGCCTTCAGCCGCAACCTCCCCGAGGCGGTGCTCGCGCGCATACTTTCCGTCATGGGCATGCTCAGCATCGGCTTTTTGTGTTTCCTTCTACTCACCTCGAATCCCTTCGAGCGCCTGCTTTCTCCTCCGTCAGACGGACGCGATCTCAACCCGCTCTTGCAAGATCCCGGCATGGTCATCCACCCGCCCATGCTATACATGGGTTACGTGGGATTCTCGGTGGTCTTCGCTTTCGCCATCGCAGCTTTGATAGGCGGGCAATTGGACGCTGCCTGGGCGCGATGGTCGCGTCCATGGACCACGGCGGCCTGGTCCTTCCTCACCGTCGGTATTGCGCTGGGCAGCTGGTGGGCTTATTACGAATTGGGATGGGGCGGCTGGTGGTTCTGGGATCCAGTGGAAAACGCTTCTTTCATGCCCTGGTTGGTGGGCACGGCGCTCATCCACTCCCTCATGGTCACGGAGAAGAGTGGCGGATTCAAGATCTGGACGGTGCTGCTGGCCATCATCGCCTTCTCCTTGAGTCTCCTGGGAACGTTTCTAGTGCGCTCGGGTGTGCTGACCTCGGTACACGCTTTCGCAACGGACCCCAAGCGCGGCGTGTTCATCTTGAGCTTTCTGGTGATAGTGATCGGCGGTTCCCTGGCGCTGTTTGCGTGGCGTGCACCCAAGGTGGGTTTGGGAGGTAAATTCGAATTGCTTTCGCGCGAAACCCTACTGCTTTCCAACAATGTGCTTCTAATGGCCGCTTCGGGATCCGTGCTCCTAGGCACGCTCTACCCCTTGTTCCTCGATGCGCTTGGCATGGGAAAAATTTCCGTGGGGCCGCCTTATTTCGAGGCGGTTTTCGTGCCGTTGATGGCGCCCGCCATGTTTCTCATGGCCGTAGGCCCGGTTGCCCGGTGGAAGCAAGCGGCATTGCCTGACATCTTCGTGCAACTCAGATGGGCGGCCGCGGTGGCCGCCGTGTGCGCTGTCGCGCTGCCCTATGTGATGGGTAAATGGACCCCGATTATTGGACTGGGCATGCTCATGGCCGCGTGGATTATCGCCTCGGGGTTCGCCGGTATGCATGCCCGTTTGAAGAATCTAGCCCAAGGTGCGGGCGGGCCTTGGCACGGCCAATTCCGCTCTCTGTCCCGGGGTTACTTGGGGATGCTGACAGCGCACTTTGGCGTGGGCGTGTTCATCATCGGTGTGACCTGCGTGCGCGGCTACGAGACGGAGCAAGACGTGCGCATGAACATTGGCGATAGCGTCGCGCTCGGTGGTTACAGTTTCAAACTTGCGCAACTGGAGAACTACCAGGGTCCCAACTACGAATCCGTGCGCGGCACCATGGAGGTGTCGCGTAACGGCAAGCTCACGCAGACCTTGCATCCGGAGAAGCGATTTTATCCTGTGCAGCAGATGCCCATGACCGAGGCTGCCATCGATACCGGTTTCACCCGCGACCTTTATGTTTCCTTGGGCGAAGCGCTTAGCAAGGATAGCTGGATCGTGCGCATCTACCACAAACCATTCATCGACTGGATCTGGGGCGGAGCTTTCCTCATGGCGCTAGGAGGCGTCATCGCGATCACAGACCGGCGTTACCGCTTGGAGAGGAAAGCGCAGACTCACGAGAGCACTCCTCGGGCCGCCACGGCGGAGGCCACGGCATGATGCGCTTTGGATTGCCTCTGGCGATTTTCTTGGTTGTGGCGGCGTTCTTGTATAAAGGCCTCGCACTCAACCCCAGGGAAATTCCCAGCCCGCTGATCGGTAAGCCCGCGCCGCCTTTCTCCTTGCAGCGCTTGGATAACCCCGCGCAAATGGTGAGCGAGAAATACTTGCAAGGCCAAGTGTGGATGCTCAATGTGTGGGCCTCGTGGTGCGTGTCGTGTTTGCAGGAGCACCCTTTGCTGGTGGAATTTTCCAAGGACGGTTCGGTTCCCATCTACGGACTTAACTACAAGGACCACAAGCCGCAGGCCGATGCGTGGTTGGGCAAGCACGGCAATCCGTACACCGCGTCGTTGATGGATCCCGAGGGCAAGGTGGGTATCGATTACGGTGTCTACGGCGTACCCGAGACTTACATCATCGACCAGCAAGGCATCATTCGCTTCAAGCAAATAGGCCCGGTGGATCGCACGGTGTTAAGAGACCAGATCGTTCCTCTGGTCAAACGACTGCAGGGTAGTTGATGATGCGCGTATTGCTAGGGCTACTGATGCTGGGGGCGGCCTTCCAGGTGCGCTCGGACGATGCTCAAACCGAACACCGCCTCAAGGTATTGTCCGCGGAGCTGCGCTGCTTGGTGTGCCAAAACCAGTCGTTGGCGGATTCCAACGCGGATCTCGCCATCGATTTGCGCAATGAAGTGAGGGCACAGATCGTAGCCGGTAAAACTGACGAGCAGATCAAGGATTATCTGGTGCGGCGCTACGGTGATTTTGTCTTGTACCGCCCCATGTTGAAGAACACGACCTATCTGCTTTGGGCGGGACCCTTCTTGCTCTTGCTGGCGGGTGCGGGCGCCATGTTCGCCTACATCAAACGCCGCCGCGCGGCGCAGGAGGAACCCGCATTAACCGAGGAGCAACGGGTGCGCGCGCGCGAACTGCTGGACACGGGCACCGCCAGCAAGCAGAGCGGCCCGTGACGATGTTTTGGACAGTCGCGGTCATACTCGCCCTAGGAATGGGGGTTTGGATCGCGCGCCCGCTGTGGCGGCACCCGTTGCCAATAGAGCCTGTGGGCTCAATCGCCTCTGTCTATCGCGACCAACTGGAAGAACTCAGTACGGATTTGGCGCAGGGTACCCTTACGCAGGCTCGCTACGCAGCTGCCCGCGAGGAATTGGAGAGGAGGGCGTTGCAAGAAACCGCGCAGAGCGCGCACCACGCAAACCCCACGGCATCGCGTGCGCTGGCCGCAACCCTATTCGTGGTCTTGCCTCTTGCGGCTTTGGCGTTGTACTGGATGCTCGGCCATCCCCAGGCCATCGGTACGCCCAAGCAGGCGGCCGCCGATTCCTCGGCCATGACTCCGGAACACTTTTCCGAGATGACCGAAAAATTGGCCGAGCGGCTGCGGCAAGATCCTTCCGATGCCCGCGCGTGGTTGATGCTCGCCAAGGCCTACAAGGTACAGGACCGCATCAAGGACGCCGCCGCTGCCCTGGAAAAAGGCATTGCCCTCAAACCCGATGATCCCGACATGCTCACGGAGTACGCGGAAGTGCTGGCGATGGCGCAAGGCGGCAGTTTCGCGGGAAAACCCGAGCAGGCCATTCAGCGCGCGTTGAGCGTTGCACCCAATCACGCGAAGGGACTCACCATGGCAGGTGCACTGGCTTTCGAAAAGAAGAATTACTCCGGGGCCGTTGCCCATTGGCAGAAACTTTTCAAGCAACTGAAACACGATCCGGAGCTACAAAAAGCGCTGCTGGCTGGTATCGCGGAGGCGAGCCGCCTGCGCACGGTGGCCAATACACCGGCTCAAGCTATTACGGGCCGGGTGCAACTAGATGCCGGACTGGCCGGCAGCATCGACCCGGCCGACACGGTGTTTATATTCGCGCGTGGTGAGGAGGGTCCCGGCATGCCGGTGGCGGCCATGCGCAGGCAAGCGCGCGAACTTCCCATCTCCTTTCGCTTGGACGACACCTACGCGGTGAATCCCTCGGTGCGGCTCGGTAGCTTGCCCAGTATCGTGGTGGGCGCACGTATTTCCAAGTCGGGAGACGCAAGTCCGCACCAAGGAGATTTGCAGGCCCTGAGCGCACCGCTGAAGCTGGGCGCCAGCGGCGTGGTTCTGACGATTAACGAGGTGGTGAAATGAAGTGGCGTGCGCGGATTGCCCTGGCGGCATTCGGATTATCTTCCTTGGGGCTCGCGCAATCGCCTTCGCCTCTGCGCGCGGACGTGGAATTTTTCATCGCCAACATGGTGGAACGGCATGGCATGGACGCCCAGTCGTTGCGCGAGCTATTCGCCAACTTGAAATCCACGGCTCGCATCGTCAAGGCCGTCTCGGCACCGGCCACGGCCAAGCCTTGGCATGAGTTCCGTCCGCTCTTCGTGGACAAGAAACGCATCGAGGGCGGCGTCAAGTTCTGGAACGATAACCAGGCGGCTCTTACCCGTGCGAGCGAAGCGTTTCGCGTACCCGAGGCCCTTATTGTCTCCATTATCGGTATCGAGACCCGGTACGGCAAGCAGGTGGGGACTCACCGGGTACTGGACGCACTCTACACGCTGGGGTTCGAGTTGCCCGGCCGTAACGAGTACTTCAAGAGCGAGATGGAAGAATTTTTGTTGCTCGCGCGCGAGAAAGCCTGGGATCCGCGCGCGATAAAGGGTTCCTACGCCGGAGCCATGGGTCTGCCGCAATTCATGCCCAGCAGCTACCGCAAGTACGCCATCGATTTCAGCGAGAACGATAAGGTGGATTTGTGGACCGAGGTTTCCGACGTGATTGGTAGCGTGGCGAATTACATGAACCAATTCGGCTGGCGAGACGGCGAGCCCGTCGCCATTCCAGCGCGTTTCGAGGGTTCCGACGCACAGGCGCTTCTCGCCCTGGGCCTTAAGCCGCATACCTCCATATACGAACTCAAGCAGCTAGGGGTGGTGCCTGTGGGGGAGGTGGATGAATCCTTGCAGGCCGCGCTTTTCACCCTTGACGTTCCCGAGGGGCAGGATTACTGGCTGGGACTCAATAACTTCAACACGATATTGCAGTACAACCGTAGCCGCAATTACGCCATGTCCGTCCACCAGTTGTCCCTGGAGATCGCGCGAGAACGCGAGCGTCTCGCGCTAGCGGGACAGGAACTGTCCGGCAAGCCAGGCGCTCGCCTCGCGCCTCGCTAGTCCGTTGTATCGTTAGTCCCTTGCTTTCTTGAGGCGGTAGAGCGCCTCCAGCGCTTCGCGTGGCGAAAGCGCGTCCGGATCGATGCCTTCGAGCATTTCCCCGAGGGCATCGCGCGGCGCCACGGGGGCCGGGGCCGCGAACAGATCTCCTTGCTGGTGGGCCACGGCGCTTCTCGATTCAAGTTCCGCGAGTTTGCGCTTTGCGCCGCGAATGGCGGCAACGGGAATGCCGGCCAGTTGCGCCACTTGAATGCCATAACTTTGGTTCGCGGGGCCTTCTTGCACGCTGTGCAGGAACACGATACGGTCCTTGTGCTCCACGGCGTGCACATGCACGTTGGCCACGTCTTCGTGGAGTTGCGCCAATTGGATCAACTCGAAGTAATGCGTGGCGAATAATGTGTAGGCGCGATTCTTTTCCACCAAATGCACGGCGATCGCCCAAGCCAGCGATAACCCATCGAAGGTGGACGTACCGCGGCCCACTTCGTCCATCAGCACCAAGCTGCGGGATGTGGCGTTATGCAGAATTTCCGCCGCCTCGGTCATCTCGACCATGAAGGTGGAGCGGCCCCCGGCCAAATCGTCCGAGGCGCCGATGCGGGTGAAGATGGCGTCCAAGGGCCCCAATTGCGCGCGCTTCGCGGGGACGAAAGAACCGCAATGGGCGAGCAAGGCGATGAGGGCCAGTTGCCGCATGTAGGTGGATTTACCGCCCATGTTGGGACCGGTGACCAAGAGAAGTTTTCGGCGGTGGCCAAGGCGTACATCATTGGGAACGAACTCGCCGGCCTGCTGTTCCACCACGGGATGCCGGCCCGCCTCGACGATGATCTCGTCCAGGTTCGAGAAGGTTGGGCGGGATAGACCGAGCGCCTCGGCGCGCCTGGCGAAACAAACCAGCACATCCAATTCGGCGAGCGCTCGTGCTACTTGCTGAAACCATGGAATTTCGGCTGTGAGGTCCTCCAGTAGCACGTCGTAAAGATATTTCTCTCTCGCCAGCGCGCGGTCTTGCGCCGAGAGCGCTTTATCTTCGAAGCTTTTGAGTTCCGGGGTGATGTAGCGCTCGGCGTTCTTAAGGGTTTGGCGTCTCCTGTAGTCCGCCGGTACGCTCTCGGACCGCGCGCGGCTCACCTCGATGTAAAAACCGTGCACCCGGTTATATTCGACCTTGAGATTGGCGATTCCGGAGCGCTGGCGCTCGCGCGATTCGAGATCCAGCAAGAAGGCACCGCAATCGTTTTGAATGGCTCGCAGTTCGTCCAGCTCCGCATCGAATCCATCGGCGATCACGCCACCCTCTCGTACTACGGCACCAGGTTCGGGCCTTAGAGCGCGAGTCAAGAGAGCAAGCACCTGGGGCCTTGGTTCCAGTTGGTTGCCCAATTCCTGTAACCGCGTGCTACCGAATGAATCCAAGGGATCGCGAAGGGAGTGAAGCTGATGCAAGGTTTCTCGCAGCGCGGCGAGTTCCTTGGGCCGGGCAGACCTTAGCGCGATACGCGTGGCTATGCGTTCCACGTCGGCGCATTGAGCCAGATGGCGCCGCAGCGTCGCGGGGCCGCCCGGCATTCCGCCGTGGCACAGCGTCTCCACCGCTTCTAGCCTGGCTTCGATCTCGGTGCGGTCGCGCAGTGGATGATGCAACCACCGCCGCAAGGTTCGGCTACCCATGCTGGAGGCGCAGTCGTCTAGCAAGGAAAACAACGTTGGCGCATTTTCTCCGCGCAGGGTCTCGGAAATTTCGAGATTGCGGCGGGTCTGCGCATCGAGCCGTACATATTGATCGGAGGGTTCCCGCGCGATGGTGCGTATGTGGGCGAGCGATTGCGTTTGCGTACTCTTGCAATATTCGAACAATGCACCTGCCGCGCCCAGGGCAAGGTTCAACCCCTCCACGCCGAAGCCCGCAAGGTCGCGCGTGCCGAAATGCTCGCAAAGGACGCGTTGTGCTCGGTCAGGGTCGAATTTCCAAGCGGCCAAGCTCTTTTGTGCCGCCGTAGCGATGGCGAGTTCTTGCGAGTCGTCGGGCATGAGCAGTTCGGCCGGGCGCAGCCGCTCCAGTTCCGGCGCAAGCCTGCTTCTTGAAATTTCGAATACCCGGAACTCTCCCGAGGCGAATCCTATCCACGCAATTCCCGCCCGGTCAGGCGAAAGCGCGACGGCGGCCAGAAGATTATCTTGGCGCTCGTCCAAGAGGCTCGCATCCACCAATGTTCCAGGCGTAATCACACGGGTGACTTGCCGCTCGACGGGGCCCTTGGACGTGCCCGGATCGCCTATTTGCTCGCAGATGGCAACGGACTCGCCCAGTCTCACCAGTTTGGCGAGGTATTGATCCGCGGCATGATAAGGGACGCCCGCCATCTTGATTGGGCTACCAGCCGATTGTCCGCGCGAGGTGAGGGTGATGTCCAAGAGACGGGACGCTCGTTCGGCGTCCTCGTGAAACAATTCGTAAAAATCCCCCATGCGGTAGAACAGCAACATTCCGGGGTACCGAGCCTTGATGCTCAAGTACTGCTGCATCATGGGAGTATGCGTGGGCGTCATTCGTGTTGTCTTGCTGGAGGGGGAAGACCGGGTTACCGGGAAGAGCCGGCAATCGATAGAGGGTGGCTGGGGGCGAGCATTTTCCCGATAATAGGGGCTTACCTCAAGCTTGTTCGTGTTCATTTTCAGTGTCCGTGATGTATCCTTGAGGGGGATGCTGTGCCCGGGAGTGAATTGATACGAGATATTACATGTCGCCGTAACAATACCGGGGGCAGCATGCGGACTGGCGCACGGACATTTTCTCGGCCGGCGTGATTTTCTACGAGCTTCTAACGGGCGAAAAACCTTTCCCCGGTACGACCAGTGCCCCGGTGATGCACCGGGTGCTGTTGGAGGAGCCACTCAACCCTTCGGTCATCAACACTCAACTCCCCAAGGAGCTCGACGCGGTAGCGCTAAGCGCCCTTGCCAAGGACTACCAGGAGCGCTTTCAATCGGCGCGTGAATTCTTGCAGATGATCGACACCGTGTTGCGCCGCCATTCGGGCCCCGGGCGTGCGCGTGAGGTCTCCCAGCAAGCACCGGTTATTGGCGATCCGCAGGCGCTGTCCATCGATCCTTCCGCCTCGCTGGGGCGCGCTAGTGCCGGGGGCAACCGCTTGAGCGCGGCCCGGCGGCTTTCCACCACGCTCCAGCGGGGTCCAGCCAGCCGCGGCCAGGCTGTCATTCCCCCGGCGGCAAAGGCGCTCAGAATCGAACCGACCCTTGACCATCCGGTGGCGTGGGAAAGGTTGGACGATGCGCGCGCGCGCATCCTCTTTGTGGATGATGAAGAGCGCATCCTCACGGCGCTGCGTTCTGTATTCAGGGTGCATTACCAGGTGGTGACCTGCGCGCAACCGCTCGAGGCGCTGGCGCTCGTCGAAAGTTCCAGCTTTCCCGTGGTGGTGAGCGACCAGAGAATGCCGGGAATGCTAGGCGTGGAATTCCTACGCAAGGTAAGAGATATTTCGCCGGCCTCGGTGCGCATCCTTCTGACCTGGTATTCCGATCTCGCCTCCATGGTGGGCTCCATTAACGAGGGCGAGGTCTACCGGTTCATCAGCAAACCTTGGGATACCCAGGAGATTCTGGAGGTGGTGGCCGAGGCCGCCAGCATCGGTAACCGGCTGCTCAAGCGCGGCATTACCGCCGAGTTGCCGCCCCCCATCACCCCCGATGCGGTGCTGGTGATCGACGAGTCGCGCGAGACCTACAACGAGATCGTGGGTTTTCTCGAAGGCGCGGCGGAGGTGGTGTACGCGAGAGGTATCACCGATGCCTTGAGCGTATTGCAGAAACGCGAGACCGCCGTGGTAATCGCCGATGTCGATAGCGGTTTGGACAATTACCTCGTGTTCCTGAATGTGCTAAAGCGAGAACGCCCCGAGATACTGGTGATCGCGCTCACTTCGGCTTCGGATTCCGAATACGTGATTCAATTCATCAGCTCGGCGCAGATCTACCGCTTTCTCAACAAGCCGGTGAACTTCGGTCTCATGGAACAGTATGTGCGCTCGGCCATCGCGCAACACGAGGCGTATCGCGCGACTCCCGAATTACTTGACAAACACTCGGTGCACGAATCCCGGCAGGCCGTCGAATCCACGATCGCACGCTGGATTAAGGATGGACTGCGATCTTTGCGCGGCAGACTCGCATCTCCAAGACACTAGCCCCTAAGCGCAGCCGTGATATGCGGCTTTAAGGCCGCAACCAATTGTTCATAAATCTTCGGTGACCCGGCGATAATTCGCCCGGATTGCATGAATCCATTGCCGCCTTCCAGATCGCCCACCAATCCGCCGGATTCGGTGATGAGCAGGGCGCCCGCCGCCATATCCCAGGGAGCTAGCCCGATCTCGAAAACCCCGTCCAACCGCCCGGCGGCCACGTTTGCAAGATCGAGGGCCGCGGCCCCTGGGCGGCGTATACCGGCGGTCTTTTGCATGAGATCCTTGAGCATCGCGCCATAGGCGTCGATGTGCTCGAACATGCGGAAGGGAAATCCCGTGCCGATCAACCCGTCGATGAGTTTGTCGCGTTTGGAGACCCGTAGGCGCCGGTCGTTCAAGAATGCGCCGCGTCCGCGCGTCGCGGTGTACAAATCATTGCGGCATGGATCGTAGATCACGGCGTGCGTCAGCACGCCCTTGTAGGCCAGTCCGATGGATACCGCATACTGCTCGAATCCATGCAAGAAATTAGTGGTGCCATCGAGGGGGTCGATGATCCAAAGATAGTCCGATTTGCCGGTGGCACCACTCTCCTCTGCTAGAATCGCGTGGTCCGGATAGCTCGCATGCAGCGTCTCGATGATGGCTTCCTCGGCGGCGCGATCGACCTCGGATACCAAATCGTTCAAGCTCTTGTGCCGGACTGTCAGGGCGTCCAGATTTTGAGCCCCGCGGCTGATCACCCGGCCTGCATTGCGGGCGGCCTTTACCGCGATGCTGACCATGGGATGAAGAGTGGACATGTGAATGTTCTCTTGCGGAAAAAGGGAACCCAGCATTCTAGCCTGCTTCACGTACCGATCGATGTCCCACCCTTCGCCGTTAATGATTCCGTGTCCCTAGATCTTGGCGTTATGAGCCCGCACGCGCTCCTCGGGCGTGTGCGCGTGGTGCTATCTCATCCGAGCCACCCCAGGAACATCGGCGCGGCGGCGCGCGCCATGAAGACCATGGGCTTGTCGCGGCTCTATCTGGTGAATCCACTGAAATTCCCGCATCCGGAAGCAACGGCTTTGGCGGCGCACTCCACGGACATCCTGGAGCGCGCGCGGGTCTGCCAGTCCCTGGACGAGGCCCTCACGGGGACGGTTTTCGCCGTGGCCAGTACGGCTAGAGTACGCGGGCTCGCACACGAACAGTTGAGCGCTCGCGAAGCGGGCCACAGAATCGCCGTGGAGGCGGCGCGTGGCGAGGTCGCTCTCGTCATGGGGACGGAGAAGTGGGGGCTGACCACGGAGGAGGTAAGCCGCTGCAATGTGCTGGCGGTCATCCCCTCGAGCCCTGATTTCTCGTCTTTGAATCTGGCGGCTGCGGTGCAGGTGTTTGCATACGAAATCTACCAGGCGGTGGCGAAGCCTGCCGGCCAACGAATCACCGATCTACCAGCATCCCATGAAGAGACCGAGCATTTCTTGTCTCACTTGGAGGACGTCTTATATCAAGTGCAATTCCTCAACGACCATCATCCCAAGAAGATCATGTTGCGCCTACGCCGCTTATTCGCCCGCGCTCGCATGGAGAAGAAGGAAGTGCGTATTCTGCGGGGGGTACTCACCGAAATTCAGAAGAATCTGAGGCCTGAGGCCCTGAACTTGTCACGTAAAGATTGATCGAAACGCCCGGGTATTGTAAAGTTGAGGAAATTAGTCGGGGATTCCTTCGAGGGCGAGAGCATGAGACTTACGACCAAAGGCAGGTTTGCCGTCACCGCAATGATGGATTTGGCGATGCGAGAGGGCACGGGCCCCGTGTCCCTGGCCTCCATTTCCGAGCGCCAGAAAATATCGTTGTCTTATCTGGAGCAGCTCTTCGGGCGCCTGCGGCGAGAGGGTTTGGTGAGTAGTGTTCGGGGGCCAGGAGGGGGATACCGTCTGGGTAAGGGTGTTGAGGAAATTTCCGTGGCCGAAATTATCTTGGCCGTGGACGAACCCATCGACACCACCGGGTGCGCGGGCCAGGAGAATTGCAAGGATGACAACGGCAAGTGTCTGACCCACGATTTGTGGATGTCATTGAATCATAAGATATTCGACTACCTGGGTTCCGTCAGTATCGGGCAATTGGTGGCGAAGCAGAAGAACGCCAAGCAAGGCGTCGTCGAAATCAAGGATCACCGGCTCCACCGGCGAGAAGGTGTGACGGCTAGAGTTTAGGCAGGGAGGCAATTTTGAAGTCTGGAGTAAACAGTGGCGATTCAACTAACTGAGCGAGCAGCGAAGCAGATCAAGCGGTCCTTGGAAAAGCGCGGTAAAGGCTTGGGGCTGCGCTTGGGTATCAAGAAGGTGGGATGCTCGGGATTGGCCTATACCTTCGACTACGCCGACGACATCGGCGATGGCGACCAGTTGTTCGAGGCCCACGAAGTGAAAGTCGTGGTGGATGGCGAGGCCTTGAAGGTGATCGACGGCTCGACCCTGGATTTCGTCAGGGAAGGACTCAAGGAATCCTTCAAGTTCGACAACCCCAACGCCAAGAGCCAATGCGGGTGCGGCGAGAGTTTCAATGTATAGATTCCCATGAGCGCCGTACTCGAAAACCTCGTCAACCAGCCCTATAAGCACGGTTTTATCACCGACATCGAATCCGATGTCGTGCCCAAGGGTCTGAACGAGGACGTGATACGGCTGATTTCCATGAAGAAGGAAGAGCCTGAATGGCTCCTGGAATTTCGCCTCAAGGCTTACCGGCACTGGCTGACCATGACCGAGCCGGTCTGGCCCAACGTGAAGTACCCGAAGATCGATTTTCAAGACATCAGCTACTACGCCGCGCCCAAGCCCAAGAAGAAGCTCAATTCCATGGATGAGGTCGATCCGGAGTTACTGCGCACTTTCGAGAAGCTGGGCGTGCCGATGCACGAGCGGCAAGCCTTGGCTGGCGTGGCGGTGGACGTCATCTTCGACAGCGTATCGGTGACCACCACTTACAAGAAAAAGCTCGCCGAAGTGGGGGTGATTTTTTGTTCTTTTTCCGAGGCGGTGAAGGACCATTCGGAGCTTATCAAGAAATATCTGGGCAGCGTGGTTCCGGCTGGGGACAATTTCTATGCGGCGCTCAATTCGGCGGTATTCACCGACGGTTCCTTCTGCTTCATCCCAAAGGGCGTGCGCTGCCCCATGGAGTTGTCCACGTATTTCCGGATCAATACGCAGGATTCCGGGCAGTTCGAGCGCACCTTGATCGTGGCGGAGGAGGGCAGCCACGTGTCCTATCTCGAAGGTTGCACGGCGCCTAAGTTCGATACCAACCAACTGCATGCCGCCGTGGTGGAACTGGTGGCGTTGGACAATGCCGAGATCAAGTACTCCACGGTGCAGAATTGGTATGCGGGCGACAAGGAC
The Betaproteobacteria bacterium genome window above contains:
- a CDS encoding heme lyase CcmF/NrfE family subunit, which gives rise to MIPEIGHFCLILALCIAIVQAVVPLIGAHRGNATWMALARPSAQGQFVFVAIAFACLAASFLGNDFSVLNVASNSNSLLPAPYRFAATWGSHEGSLLLWVLMLGLWSVAVGAFSRNLPEAVLARILSVMGMLSIGFLCFLLLTSNPFERLLSPPSDGRDLNPLLQDPGMVIHPPMLYMGYVGFSVVFAFAIAALIGGQLDAAWARWSRPWTTAAWSFLTVGIALGSWWAYYELGWGGWWFWDPVENASFMPWLVGTALIHSLMVTEKSGGFKIWTVLLAIIAFSLSLLGTFLVRSGVLTSVHAFATDPKRGVFILSFLVIVIGGSLALFAWRAPKVGLGGKFELLSRETLLLSNNVLLMAASGSVLLGTLYPLFLDALGMGKISVGPPYFEAVFVPLMAPAMFLMAVGPVARWKQAALPDIFVQLRWAAAVAAVCAVALPYVMGKWTPIIGLGMLMAAWIIASGFAGMHARLKNLAQGAGGPWHGQFRSLSRGYLGMLTAHFGVGVFIIGVTCVRGYETEQDVRMNIGDSVALGGYSFKLAQLENYQGPNYESVRGTMEVSRNGKLTQTLHPEKRFYPVQQMPMTEAAIDTGFTRDLYVSLGEALSKDSWIVRIYHKPFIDWIWGGAFLMALGGVIAITDRRYRLERKAQTHESTPRAATAEATA
- a CDS encoding DsbE family thiol:disulfide interchange protein, coding for MMRFGLPLAIFLVVAAFLYKGLALNPREIPSPLIGKPAPPFSLQRLDNPAQMVSEKYLQGQVWMLNVWASWCVSCLQEHPLLVEFSKDGSVPIYGLNYKDHKPQADAWLGKHGNPYTASLMDPEGKVGIDYGVYGVPETYIIDQQGIIRFKQIGPVDRTVLRDQIVPLVKRLQGS
- a CDS encoding cytochrome c-type biogenesis protein CcmH; its protein translation is MMRVLLGLLMLGAAFQVRSDDAQTEHRLKVLSAELRCLVCQNQSLADSNADLAIDLRNEVRAQIVAGKTDEQIKDYLVRRYGDFVLYRPMLKNTTYLLWAGPFLLLLAGAGAMFAYIKRRRAAQEEPALTEEQRVRARELLDTGTASKQSGP
- the ccmI gene encoding c-type cytochrome biogenesis protein CcmI: MTMFWTVAVILALGMGVWIARPLWRHPLPIEPVGSIASVYRDQLEELSTDLAQGTLTQARYAAAREELERRALQETAQSAHHANPTASRALAATLFVVLPLAALALYWMLGHPQAIGTPKQAAADSSAMTPEHFSEMTEKLAERLRQDPSDARAWLMLAKAYKVQDRIKDAAAALEKGIALKPDDPDMLTEYAEVLAMAQGGSFAGKPEQAIQRALSVAPNHAKGLTMAGALAFEKKNYSGAVAHWQKLFKQLKHDPELQKALLAGIAEASRLRTVANTPAQAITGRVQLDAGLAGSIDPADTVFIFARGEEGPGMPVAAMRRQARELPISFRLDDTYAVNPSVRLGSLPSIVVGARISKSGDASPHQGDLQALSAPLKLGASGVVLTINEVVK
- the mltB gene encoding lytic murein transglycosylase B, producing MKWRARIALAAFGLSSLGLAQSPSPLRADVEFFIANMVERHGMDAQSLRELFANLKSTARIVKAVSAPATAKPWHEFRPLFVDKKRIEGGVKFWNDNQAALTRASEAFRVPEALIVSIIGIETRYGKQVGTHRVLDALYTLGFELPGRNEYFKSEMEEFLLLAREKAWDPRAIKGSYAGAMGLPQFMPSSYRKYAIDFSENDKVDLWTEVSDVIGSVANYMNQFGWRDGEPVAIPARFEGSDAQALLALGLKPHTSIYELKQLGVVPVGEVDESLQAALFTLDVPEGQDYWLGLNNFNTILQYNRSRNYAMSVHQLSLEIARERERLALAGQELSGKPGARLAPR
- the mutS gene encoding DNA mismatch repair protein MutS, producing the protein MTPTHTPMMQQYLSIKARYPGMLLFYRMGDFYELFHEDAERASRLLDITLTSRGQSAGSPIKMAGVPYHAADQYLAKLVRLGESVAICEQIGDPGTSKGPVERQVTRVITPGTLVDASLLDERQDNLLAAVALSPDRAGIAWIGFASGEFRVFEISRSRLAPELERLRPAELLMPDDSQELAIATAAQKSLAAWKFDPDRAQRVLCEHFGTRDLAGFGVEGLNLALGAAGALFEYCKSTQTQSLAHIRTIAREPSDQYVRLDAQTRRNLEISETLRGENAPTLFSLLDDCASSMGSRTLRRWLHHPLRDRTEIEARLEAVETLCHGGMPGGPATLRRHLAQCADVERIATRIALRSARPKELAALRETLHQLHSLRDPLDSFGSTRLQELGNQLEPRPQVLALLTRALRPEPGAVVREGGVIADGFDAELDELRAIQNDCGAFLLDLESRERQRSGIANLKVEYNRVHGFYIEVSRARSESVPADYRRRQTLKNAERYITPELKSFEDKALSAQDRALAREKYLYDVLLEDLTAEIPWFQQVARALAELDVLVCFARRAEALGLSRPTFSNLDEIIVEAGRHPVVEQQAGEFVPNDVRLGHRRKLLLVTGPNMGGKSTYMRQLALIALLAHCGSFVPAKRAQLGPLDAIFTRIGASDDLAGGRSTFMVEMTEAAEILHNATSRSLVLMDEVGRGTSTFDGLSLAWAIAVHLVEKNRAYTLFATHYFELIQLAQLHEDVANVHVHAVEHKDRIVFLHSVQEGPANQSYGIQVAQLAGIPVAAIRGAKRKLAELESRSAVAHQQGDLFAAPAPVAPRDALGEMLEGIDPDALSPREALEALYRLKKARD